One region of Arthrobacter sp. StoSoilB22 genomic DNA includes:
- a CDS encoding fumarylacetoacetate hydrolase family protein, with the protein MRIARFVVDSDPLYGVVEGEPGSEEITVINGDPFFNGVERTHVKHKLEDVRLLAPIIPRSKVIGVGRNFAEHAAELGNEVPQQPLLFLKPNTSVIGPNDPIILPEFSEEVSFEAELCVVIGRICKDVPEDRADDVIFGYTCGNDLTARDVQKTDLQWARAKGFDTSAPLGPWIETELDHEDLSIQGRLNGELRQDGSTNQMIRGVRELVSIVSHAFTLLPGDVIMTGTPAGVGLVSEGDRFEVEIEGIGRLSNPVVRR; encoded by the coding sequence ATGCGTATCGCCCGGTTTGTAGTTGATTCTGATCCCCTTTATGGCGTTGTTGAAGGCGAGCCCGGCAGTGAGGAAATCACTGTCATCAACGGCGACCCCTTCTTTAATGGTGTTGAGCGTACCCACGTGAAGCACAAGCTCGAGGACGTGAGGCTCCTCGCTCCGATCATTCCCCGAAGCAAGGTCATCGGTGTAGGCCGGAATTTCGCAGAGCACGCTGCTGAACTCGGCAACGAGGTTCCCCAGCAACCGTTGCTGTTCCTGAAGCCCAACACCTCGGTGATCGGCCCCAACGATCCCATCATCCTTCCTGAGTTCTCGGAGGAAGTTTCCTTCGAAGCTGAGCTGTGCGTGGTGATCGGCCGGATCTGCAAGGACGTTCCCGAGGACCGTGCGGACGACGTCATCTTCGGCTACACCTGCGGCAACGACCTCACCGCCCGCGATGTCCAGAAGACAGACCTTCAATGGGCGCGTGCCAAGGGATTCGATACCTCCGCGCCGCTGGGTCCGTGGATCGAAACCGAACTGGACCACGAGGACCTGTCCATCCAGGGCCGCCTCAACGGCGAACTCCGCCAAGATGGCAGCACCAACCAGATGATCCGGGGTGTACGCGAGCTTGTCTCGATCGTTTCGCACGCATTCACCCTCCTTCCGGGCGACGTCATCATGACCGGCACCCCCGCCGGCGTAGGCCTGGTCAGTGAGGGCGACCGGTTCGAGGTGGAGATCGAGGGCATCGGCCGGCTCTCCAACCCGGTGGTCCGCCGCTAG
- a CDS encoding dynamin family protein has translation MTANDDEARPRATPAASGAAAAVETLVAARTELAATTLPLAVPEVREARQWIRESLAQLDDYVIPRYRSLDAPLLAVVGGSTGAGKSTLVNALIGYPVTRAGAIRPTTRQPILLHHPLDAEWFEGHRILPGLDRIRGTVSASPLPAHQAGAAPDAQAITSLVLVGHEAVPQGIALLDAPDVDSISDDNRRLAGQLLAAADLWVFVTTANRYADAVPWRLLLDAASRDITVAVVLDRVPVAAEEEVRTDLQAMLDRQGLGEAELFVVPESALNGLGMLPEESVIPLRQWLGALAANAAGRAEVARRTLNGAVKAVSVRLEGIAEAAAVQDTAAHNLRAACVAEYEQALQRILEATRDGALLRGEVLARWQDFVGTGEFFRALEQNIGRMRDRVGAFFRGEPAPAVKVETAIETGLQAVILDEAANAAENVDRRWRSDMAGRELLGTEDLSGTSEGFDAKAAAAIRSWQEGLMEMIRTQGQGKRTQARWLSLGVNGLGAALMVVVFSMTAGLSGLEIGIAGGTAVVGQKLLEAVFGEDAVRRLAQQARDDLHTQCQRLLDDERERFLGRLEAALPGSGVDLARHAQALRGLAGVA, from the coding sequence GTGACCGCAAATGATGATGAGGCAAGACCCCGGGCTACCCCAGCTGCCTCGGGCGCGGCAGCCGCCGTCGAGACCCTGGTAGCTGCCCGCACTGAACTTGCGGCCACAACCCTTCCGCTCGCCGTGCCGGAGGTTCGGGAGGCCCGTCAGTGGATCCGTGAGTCCCTGGCCCAGCTCGACGATTATGTGATTCCCCGCTACCGCAGCCTCGACGCTCCGCTACTGGCAGTCGTAGGCGGTTCCACGGGGGCGGGGAAGTCAACGCTGGTTAACGCGCTGATCGGCTATCCGGTGACGCGTGCCGGCGCTATCAGGCCCACCACCCGCCAACCCATCCTCCTGCATCATCCGTTGGACGCTGAGTGGTTTGAAGGCCACCGGATCCTTCCGGGCCTGGACCGTATCCGCGGAACCGTGTCAGCGAGCCCGCTGCCGGCCCATCAGGCGGGTGCCGCTCCCGACGCGCAGGCCATCACGTCATTGGTACTGGTGGGACACGAGGCAGTGCCGCAGGGAATCGCGCTCCTGGATGCGCCCGACGTCGACTCCATCTCCGATGACAACCGCAGGCTCGCCGGTCAGCTTCTTGCCGCCGCCGACCTTTGGGTGTTTGTCACCACAGCAAACCGCTACGCCGACGCCGTGCCCTGGCGGCTGCTCTTGGACGCAGCTTCGAGGGACATCACCGTAGCTGTGGTGCTGGACCGTGTGCCCGTCGCCGCGGAAGAAGAGGTCAGGACTGACCTCCAGGCAATGCTGGATCGGCAAGGCTTGGGTGAGGCGGAGCTTTTTGTCGTTCCGGAGAGTGCCTTGAATGGGCTGGGGATGCTCCCGGAGGAATCCGTGATTCCCCTGCGTCAGTGGCTGGGCGCTTTGGCAGCCAATGCAGCCGGCCGGGCAGAGGTCGCCAGACGCACGCTTAATGGCGCCGTCAAAGCAGTCAGCGTCCGTTTGGAGGGAATCGCGGAGGCCGCTGCCGTCCAGGACACCGCTGCGCACAATCTCCGGGCAGCCTGCGTTGCAGAGTACGAGCAGGCGCTCCAACGTATTCTTGAGGCCACCAGAGACGGAGCATTGCTCCGCGGCGAGGTATTGGCGCGATGGCAGGACTTCGTAGGTACGGGAGAGTTCTTCCGTGCGCTCGAGCAGAATATCGGCAGGATGCGGGACCGCGTAGGAGCGTTCTTCCGTGGCGAACCCGCTCCTGCTGTGAAAGTTGAGACCGCCATTGAGACCGGCTTGCAGGCGGTGATCCTGGACGAAGCCGCGAACGCAGCCGAAAACGTGGACAGGCGGTGGCGTTCGGACATGGCTGGTCGGGAACTCCTTGGCACTGAGGATCTTTCGGGAACCAGCGAGGGGTTTGACGCGAAGGCCGCAGCGGCTATTCGATCCTGGCAGGAAGGGCTGATGGAGATGATCCGTACCCAGGGCCAGGGCAAGCGAACCCAGGCACGGTGGCTATCCTTGGGCGTCAACGGGCTTGGCGCCGCGCTCATGGTGGTGGTGTTCTCCATGACTGCCGGTCTGAGCGGCTTGGAGATCGGCATTGCCGGCGGAACGGCCGTTGTTGGCCAGAAGCTGCTCGAAGCGGTGTTCGGTGAGGACGCAGTACGTCGACTGGCCCAGCAGGCAAGGGACGATCTGCATACTCAGTGCCAACGGCTCCTTGACGATGAGAGGGAGCGGTTCCTTGGCCGCCTCGAGGCAGCACTTCCTGGATCTGGAGTTGACCTCGCCCGGCATGCTCAAGCATTGCGCGGCTTGGCAGGGGTCGCATGA
- a CDS encoding response regulator transcription factor translates to MPEVPAPIRVALVDDQQLVRSGFGMLINSQPDLEVVAEAGNGMEAVQALSATAADVVLMDVRMPGMDGIEATRRILEQAAAQPSGSQRAEIKIVVLTTFDLDEYALAAIQAGASGFLLKDAPPEELLEAIRTVYRGDAVIAPSTTRRLLDHVAPLLRTQSPEQTEHAAAVERLTTREREVFQLIAQGQSNPEIAAGLFLSEATVKTHVGHILAKLGARDRVQIVVIAYETGVVAPGT, encoded by the coding sequence ATGCCTGAAGTTCCTGCGCCCATTCGTGTGGCGCTCGTTGATGACCAGCAATTGGTGAGGTCCGGTTTTGGCATGTTGATCAATTCCCAGCCGGACCTGGAGGTGGTGGCTGAGGCAGGAAACGGGATGGAGGCGGTACAGGCCCTGAGCGCCACTGCCGCCGACGTGGTCCTGATGGATGTCCGCATGCCCGGTATGGACGGCATTGAAGCAACCCGTCGAATTTTGGAACAAGCTGCGGCACAGCCCTCCGGCTCCCAACGGGCCGAAATCAAAATCGTGGTCCTGACCACGTTCGATCTGGACGAGTACGCCCTTGCCGCGATTCAGGCCGGTGCCAGCGGGTTCCTCCTCAAAGATGCACCGCCAGAGGAACTACTCGAGGCCATCCGCACCGTCTACCGCGGTGACGCCGTGATCGCTCCTTCCACCACCCGGCGCCTGCTTGACCACGTGGCACCGCTCCTGAGGACTCAATCGCCGGAGCAAACTGAACATGCAGCCGCAGTCGAGCGCCTGACCACCCGCGAGCGCGAGGTATTCCAGCTGATCGCACAGGGACAGTCCAATCCGGAGATAGCAGCGGGTCTGTTCCTTTCCGAGGCAACGGTAAAGACCCATGTGGGCCATATTCTGGCCAAGCTTGGTGCACGGGACCGCGTCCAGATTGTAGTCATTGCCTATGAGACCGGCGTGGTGGCGCCGGGTACTTAG
- a CDS encoding HAD family hydrolase translates to MAISSSFGTVRGVLFDIDDTLVDLEYAMTTALRDVSEHLLPGLDQAGWVKFGRIFTHETTHFYDRYLAGELTFNEQRLLRGRAALGHFGVELQDGEESQAWVAEYHQRQTAYVRAFDDVEGVLDALDAAGIPYGAVSNNVHDYQRAKLDGADLSRIKVLVGTDTVGVPKPDPAIYLEGVRLLGTVPGETLYVGDNRLLDADGATAAGLIGVWLNRTGEVVEEFTGRQVDSLSRLLVTAPAAA, encoded by the coding sequence ATGGCTATCTCCAGCTCGTTCGGAACCGTCCGCGGCGTCCTCTTCGACATTGACGACACCCTGGTGGACCTTGAGTACGCCATGACAACGGCACTGCGCGATGTCAGCGAACATCTCCTGCCCGGCCTGGATCAGGCCGGGTGGGTGAAGTTCGGACGTATCTTCACGCACGAAACAACGCACTTCTACGACCGCTACCTGGCCGGGGAGCTGACTTTCAATGAGCAGCGGCTCCTGCGGGGCAGGGCTGCTTTGGGACACTTTGGCGTGGAGCTTCAGGACGGCGAGGAATCCCAAGCCTGGGTAGCCGAGTACCATCAACGCCAGACGGCGTATGTGCGGGCTTTTGACGACGTTGAAGGCGTACTCGACGCCCTCGATGCCGCAGGGATTCCCTACGGCGCCGTGAGCAACAACGTGCATGATTACCAGCGGGCCAAGCTGGACGGTGCAGACCTGTCAAGGATCAAGGTCCTGGTGGGTACGGACACGGTGGGCGTGCCAAAGCCGGATCCGGCGATCTACCTCGAAGGTGTGCGTCTGCTGGGCACGGTGCCGGGAGAGACGTTGTATGTGGGCGACAACAGGTTGCTTGATGCCGACGGTGCAACGGCGGCGGGCCTGATCGGCGTTTGGCTCAACAGGACGGGAGAAGTGGTGGAAGAGTTCACCGGGCGCCAGGTGGACTCTCTGTCCCGGCTGCTGGTAACAGCTCCTGCTGCGGCGTGA
- a CDS encoding 3-isopropylmalate dehydrogenase, with protein sequence MSATSINLAVIPGDGIGPEVIAEAVKVLEKAVAAEGVALELTNYKLGAQHWLETGETLPDEVLADLRTRDAILFGAVGAAPGDTRIPSGIIEREMLLKLRFSLDHFVNLRPSRLYGTVGSPLANPGAIDFIVVREGTEGPYVGNGGTLRGGTPHEVATEVSLNTAHGVERVVRDAFRRASERPRKHVTLVHKHNVLVFAGHLWKRTVEAVAKEFPEVTHDYLHIDAATIFMVTDPSRFDVIVTDNLFGDILTDLAAAVTGGIGLAASGNINMDRTAPSMFEPVHGSAPDIAGQQKADPTAAILSAVLLLDHLGYTTAARKIEAAVVADVESRTGEPRSTAAIGDAIAAAL encoded by the coding sequence ATGAGTGCAACGTCCATCAATCTCGCTGTCATCCCTGGCGACGGCATTGGCCCAGAGGTCATCGCCGAAGCCGTCAAGGTCCTCGAAAAGGCTGTAGCCGCCGAAGGCGTCGCCCTCGAACTGACCAACTATAAGCTCGGTGCCCAGCACTGGCTTGAGACCGGCGAGACCCTCCCGGACGAGGTCCTGGCGGATCTGCGCACCCGCGATGCAATCCTCTTTGGTGCAGTAGGCGCAGCTCCGGGCGATACCCGCATCCCGTCCGGCATCATTGAACGCGAGATGCTGCTCAAGCTCCGCTTCAGCCTGGACCACTTTGTAAACCTGCGCCCGTCCCGCCTCTACGGTACGGTCGGCAGCCCGTTGGCCAACCCCGGCGCCATCGATTTCATCGTGGTCCGCGAAGGCACTGAAGGTCCCTATGTGGGCAACGGCGGCACATTGCGAGGCGGGACACCCCATGAGGTGGCCACGGAAGTTTCCCTCAATACCGCCCACGGCGTGGAGCGCGTGGTTCGCGATGCCTTCCGCCGCGCCAGTGAGCGTCCGCGCAAGCACGTCACCCTTGTCCACAAGCACAATGTACTCGTGTTTGCCGGGCACCTGTGGAAGCGGACCGTCGAGGCCGTGGCCAAGGAATTCCCCGAGGTCACCCACGACTACCTGCACATTGACGCAGCCACCATCTTCATGGTGACCGACCCCTCCCGCTTTGATGTCATCGTCACCGACAACCTCTTCGGCGACATCCTCACCGACCTCGCCGCTGCCGTTACCGGCGGCATTGGCCTGGCGGCATCGGGCAACATCAACATGGACCGTACGGCACCGTCCATGTTTGAACCCGTCCACGGCTCAGCCCCGGATATCGCCGGACAGCAGAAAGCCGATCCCACCGCGGCCATCCTCTCCGCAGTGCTGCTCCTGGACCACCTTGGCTACACCACGGCGGCCCGAAAGATCGAAGCGGCAGTAGTCGCCGACGTCGAAAGCCGCACCGGCGAGCCACGCAGCACAGCTGCCATTGGCGACGCTATTGCGGCCGCACTTTAG
- the gltX gene encoding glutamate--tRNA ligase: protein MTTASASNAASSAIPAVNAETPVRVRFCPSPTGTPHVGLIRTALFNWAYARHTDGKLIFRIEDTDSARDSEESYHQLLDALKWLGINWDEGVEVGGPHEPYRQSQRGEIYQDVIAKLKAGGHVYESYSTPDEIEARHKAAGRDPKLGYDGFDRHLTDEQLAQFKAEGREAVLRLRMPDEDLTFNDLVRGEITFKAGSVPDFAVVRANGAPLYTLVNPVDDALMGITHVLRGEDLLSSTPRQIALYRALYAIGVAEYMPEFGHLPYVMGQGNKKLSKRDPESSLFLHRERGFIPEGLLNYLSLLGWSLSADEDIFTVEQLVANFDIHDVLGNPARFDIKKAEAINGTHVRMLAPEDFKERLVPYLRAAGFVGEILTPRQEEILAEAAPLVQERITLLGEAPEMLAFLFKADDAVDVADDARKGLPENLEEVLDAALAALEPIGEWSAENIQTALKQALVEDLGVKPRAAFGPVRTAISGRRISPPLFESMVILGKDSSLARVRAFRG from the coding sequence ATGACTACTGCTTCTGCGTCGAACGCTGCCTCCAGCGCCATTCCTGCCGTCAACGCCGAGACTCCGGTCCGCGTCCGTTTTTGCCCGTCGCCTACGGGTACACCGCACGTTGGCCTGATCCGCACCGCCCTGTTCAACTGGGCCTATGCACGCCACACCGACGGCAAGCTGATCTTCCGCATCGAGGACACAGATTCGGCCCGTGACAGTGAAGAGAGCTACCACCAGTTGCTGGACGCCCTGAAATGGCTTGGCATCAACTGGGATGAGGGCGTTGAGGTTGGCGGACCGCACGAGCCGTACCGGCAGTCGCAGCGAGGCGAGATTTACCAGGACGTCATCGCCAAGCTCAAAGCCGGGGGACACGTTTACGAGTCCTACTCCACGCCGGATGAGATCGAGGCCCGCCACAAGGCCGCCGGTCGCGACCCGAAGTTGGGTTATGACGGCTTCGACCGCCATCTGACGGATGAGCAGCTGGCACAGTTCAAGGCCGAGGGCCGCGAAGCAGTGCTCCGCCTCCGCATGCCGGACGAGGACCTGACCTTCAACGATCTGGTCCGCGGTGAGATTACGTTCAAGGCGGGTTCGGTTCCGGACTTTGCTGTTGTCCGCGCCAACGGTGCACCGCTTTACACACTGGTGAACCCGGTGGACGACGCTCTCATGGGAATCACCCACGTCCTTCGTGGCGAGGACCTGCTGAGCTCCACTCCACGTCAGATTGCGCTGTATCGCGCCCTCTATGCAATTGGCGTCGCCGAGTACATGCCGGAATTCGGGCACCTGCCCTACGTCATGGGCCAGGGCAACAAAAAGCTTTCCAAGCGTGACCCCGAGTCCAGCCTGTTCCTGCACCGTGAACGTGGCTTCATCCCTGAGGGCCTTCTCAACTACCTGTCCCTGCTGGGCTGGTCCCTCAGCGCTGACGAGGACATCTTCACGGTGGAGCAGCTCGTAGCCAACTTCGACATCCACGATGTCCTGGGCAACCCGGCGCGCTTCGATATCAAGAAGGCTGAGGCCATCAATGGAACCCACGTGCGGATGCTCGCACCGGAGGACTTCAAGGAACGCTTGGTTCCCTACCTCCGTGCTGCAGGTTTCGTAGGGGAAATCCTCACTCCGCGTCAGGAGGAGATCCTCGCCGAGGCGGCGCCTCTGGTCCAGGAACGCATCACCCTCCTGGGCGAAGCTCCCGAGATGCTGGCCTTCCTGTTCAAGGCTGATGACGCCGTTGATGTTGCCGACGATGCCCGCAAGGGCCTTCCGGAGAACCTGGAGGAAGTACTCGATGCGGCCTTGGCTGCCCTGGAACCGATTGGGGAGTGGTCCGCGGAGAACATTCAGACCGCGCTCAAGCAGGCGCTGGTTGAGGATCTTGGCGTCAAGCCGCGGGCAGCATTCGGGCCCGTGCGCACGGCCATTTCCGGACGCCGCATTTCTCCGCCGCTGTTCGAGTCGATGGTGATCCTCGGCAAGGATTCCTCGCTCGCCCGTGTCCGCGCCTTCCGCGGCTAA
- a CDS encoding branched-chain amino acid aminotransferase encodes MTQTAHGVEFSQQLSETPKSAEERAAVLANPGFGDYFTDHTAVVDYKVDADGNGGWQNARIEPYGPISLDPSAAVLHYGQEIFEGLKAYRHADGSVWTFRPEANAARLNKSARRLALPELPEEYFLGAIRELVQADQEWVPSGDGEALYLRPFMIATEAFLGVRAAREVSFRVIASPAGNYFGGELKPVSIWISREYARAGRGGTGAAKCGGNYAASLIAQQEAEANGCKQVLFLDHFNDDAVEELGGMNVFFVMKDGSLVTPALSGTILEGVTRMSVIQVAKDMGREVTERKITLDEWREGVASGEITEVFACGTAAVITPIGVLKDATEFIGSEDAKAGETTMAIRQQLLGIQTGTVEDTHGWLTRLV; translated from the coding sequence ATGACTCAGACTGCCCATGGCGTCGAATTCAGCCAGCAGCTTTCGGAAACCCCGAAGTCTGCTGAGGAGCGTGCAGCCGTCCTGGCGAACCCAGGTTTCGGCGACTACTTCACCGACCACACCGCCGTCGTTGACTACAAGGTTGACGCCGATGGCAATGGCGGTTGGCAGAACGCCCGGATCGAGCCCTACGGACCCATCTCCCTGGACCCGTCCGCTGCCGTGCTGCATTACGGCCAGGAAATCTTTGAGGGTCTGAAGGCCTACCGTCACGCCGACGGATCCGTGTGGACCTTCCGGCCTGAGGCCAACGCCGCGCGCTTGAACAAGTCGGCACGCCGCCTTGCCCTTCCGGAGCTGCCCGAGGAGTACTTCCTCGGTGCCATCCGCGAACTCGTACAGGCGGACCAGGAATGGGTGCCGTCCGGCGACGGTGAAGCCCTGTACCTGCGCCCGTTCATGATCGCCACAGAAGCGTTCCTTGGTGTCCGTGCTGCCCGCGAAGTGTCTTTCCGGGTCATCGCTTCCCCTGCCGGCAACTACTTCGGTGGCGAGCTCAAGCCTGTTTCCATCTGGATCTCCCGCGAATACGCCCGTGCGGGCCGCGGTGGAACAGGTGCGGCCAAGTGCGGCGGAAACTATGCAGCGTCCCTGATCGCACAGCAGGAAGCCGAAGCGAACGGTTGCAAGCAGGTACTTTTCCTGGACCACTTCAACGACGACGCCGTGGAAGAACTCGGCGGAATGAACGTCTTCTTCGTCATGAAGGACGGTTCCTTGGTTACTCCCGCACTCAGCGGCACCATCCTGGAAGGCGTGACGCGTATGTCCGTCATCCAGGTGGCCAAGGACATGGGCCGTGAGGTCACCGAGCGGAAGATCACCCTGGACGAGTGGCGCGAAGGCGTCGCTTCCGGCGAGATCACCGAGGTCTTCGCTTGTGGCACCGCAGCAGTGATCACGCCGATCGGTGTGCTCAAGGACGCCACGGAATTCATCGGTTCCGAGGACGCGAAGGCCGGGGAGACCACCATGGCCATCCGCCAGCAGCTCCTTGGCATCCAAACCGGAACGGTTGAGGACACCCACGGCTGGCTGACCCGCCTGGTCTAG
- a CDS encoding MBL fold metallo-hydrolase: MATSGTTPPGDGSSLTPTAESLQRSSELTRYRLAPNPGPMSLDGTNSYVIGAPDSPDIAVVDPGPEDEHHLAVLASAGVVEVVLITHRHADHTEASARFHQITGAPVRAALPEHCHGGEPLMDGEVLMAGGVEIRVVATPGHTSDSLCFHLPDDGPTGSVLTGDTILGRGTTVLDYPDGRLGDYLSSLDKLEAMGPATLLPAHGPVLPALDEKCREYRDHREQRLDQIRAALDHLGQDASIPAVTDAVYPDVDPSVRWAAETSVAAQLDYLRS, encoded by the coding sequence ATGGCGACTTCCGGCACCACTCCTCCCGGCGATGGCTCCTCTCTGACGCCCACCGCGGAGTCTTTGCAGCGCAGCAGCGAGCTCACCCGCTACCGATTGGCTCCAAACCCGGGACCGATGAGCCTGGACGGCACCAACTCCTATGTCATTGGCGCCCCGGATTCTCCCGACATCGCGGTGGTGGACCCGGGTCCTGAAGACGAACACCACTTGGCCGTGCTGGCATCGGCGGGCGTTGTGGAGGTGGTCCTCATTACGCATCGGCATGCTGACCACACTGAGGCATCAGCGCGGTTCCATCAGATCACCGGGGCACCGGTGCGTGCTGCGTTGCCGGAACATTGCCATGGCGGTGAGCCGCTGATGGACGGCGAGGTCCTGATGGCGGGTGGCGTGGAAATCCGCGTGGTGGCAACCCCTGGTCATACGTCCGACTCCCTCTGTTTCCATCTTCCGGATGACGGCCCCACCGGTTCCGTTCTCACCGGGGACACCATTCTGGGCAGGGGAACCACCGTGCTGGATTACCCTGATGGCCGATTAGGCGACTACCTTTCAAGCTTGGACAAGCTGGAAGCGATGGGGCCCGCAACTCTGCTGCCCGCCCATGGGCCTGTGCTCCCGGCTTTGGACGAGAAGTGCCGCGAGTATCGTGATCACCGTGAGCAGCGGCTCGATCAAATCAGGGCCGCGCTGGACCACCTGGGGCAGGACGCCTCGATTCCAGCGGTCACCGATGCCGTTTATCCCGACGTCGACCCATCCGTCAGGTGGGCGGCGGAGACTTCCGTGGCAGCCCAGTTGGATTACCTCCGAAGCTAG
- a CDS encoding histidine kinase, whose amino-acid sequence MDRRHAAYEWFRINRFKVDMTATCLLILLFGPVYLVADRPWLFLLSCSLLFPLAWRRTRPAVAAGVVILVCLIQWAVGAEPVAGQIAVPLVIYATAAYGPAWASRTVLLAGLVGGVMLTTRLFSTTAESGILGLTIGALYTVLIWMLVLVSWTLGDLTRVRRLQLQALEDRTRRLEVEQMQERKLAAADERSHIAREMHDIVAHSLSVIITQADGARYAAAAQPELATEALATIAATGRDSLGEMRRLLGVLRSDEDSPTRPQPRLSDLDELLLGFRAATLQVAFEQTGVPRRALPAGAELTAYRIIQEALTNVMKHAGPKATAGVTLTWQARGLQVDIIDDGRGAAADPPTAGGGNGLPGMGERVSLYDGSLTAGPVQGGGFRVSAFIPYSEA is encoded by the coding sequence GTGGATAGAAGGCACGCAGCTTACGAATGGTTCCGGATCAACCGCTTTAAAGTGGACATGACGGCTACCTGCCTGCTGATTCTCCTCTTCGGTCCCGTATATCTGGTCGCCGACAGGCCCTGGCTGTTCCTTCTGTCCTGCAGCCTCCTGTTTCCCCTCGCCTGGCGACGTACGCGCCCGGCTGTGGCGGCCGGCGTCGTGATCCTTGTGTGCCTCATCCAGTGGGCCGTGGGTGCGGAACCGGTAGCGGGCCAAATCGCGGTCCCGCTGGTCATCTACGCAACGGCTGCCTACGGACCCGCGTGGGCGAGCCGGACGGTTCTGCTGGCCGGGCTCGTCGGTGGGGTCATGCTCACCACACGGCTCTTTTCCACTACCGCCGAATCCGGAATTCTGGGCCTGACCATAGGCGCGCTCTATACCGTGCTGATATGGATGCTTGTATTGGTGAGTTGGACACTTGGTGACCTGACGCGCGTCCGCCGCCTCCAGCTTCAGGCACTGGAGGACCGAACACGGCGACTCGAAGTGGAGCAGATGCAGGAACGGAAACTGGCCGCTGCCGACGAACGCTCCCATATAGCCCGCGAGATGCACGACATCGTGGCGCATTCGCTGTCCGTCATCATTACCCAAGCGGACGGCGCACGATACGCGGCTGCGGCACAACCCGAGCTCGCCACCGAAGCACTGGCCACCATTGCAGCCACGGGCCGGGATTCCTTGGGCGAAATGAGAAGACTGCTGGGGGTCCTCCGATCGGACGAGGACTCCCCTACCCGCCCACAACCCCGGCTTTCAGATCTCGATGAACTCCTCCTCGGCTTCCGCGCTGCGACACTTCAGGTGGCCTTCGAACAGACCGGTGTGCCCCGCAGGGCCCTTCCTGCCGGCGCCGAACTCACTGCCTATCGAATCATTCAGGAAGCACTCACCAATGTGATGAAACACGCCGGCCCCAAGGCGACGGCGGGCGTAACGCTCACATGGCAGGCCCGAGGCCTGCAAGTGGACATCATCGACGACGGCCGGGGCGCCGCTGCTGATCCGCCAACGGCAGGCGGCGGTAACGGGCTTCCGGGAATGGGCGAGCGAGTCTCCCTCTACGATGGTTCCTTGACCGCAGGCCCGGTACAGGGCGGCGGTTTCCGTGTGTCCGCATTCATCCCCTATTCGGAGGCCTAG